One region of Citrus sinensis cultivar Valencia sweet orange chromosome 6, DVS_A1.0, whole genome shotgun sequence genomic DNA includes:
- the LOC102615520 gene encoding uncharacterized protein LOC102615520 isoform X1 — translation MNFTLARFVFQFAVSLDTASTRSNCKYLLLTSKKRKFTTAAIPLTHTSSEELLVVVGGGAAGVYGAIRAKTVAPKLNVVIIEKGKPLSKVKISGGGRCNVTNGHCADKMILAGHYPRGHKEFRGSFFSLHGPMDTMSWFSDHGVELKTEDDGRVFPVSDSSSSVIDCLLTEAKHRGVVLQTGKVVTTASSDNAGRKFLLKVEKRTMNLVECIEADYLLIASGSSQQGHRLAAQLGHSIVDPVPSLFTFKIADSQLTELSGVSFPKVVAKLKLENVQRSSPYLTQVGPMLVTHWGLSGPVILRLSAWGARYLFSSCYKGMLTVDFVPDLHIEDMQSILSQHKIRFAKQKVLNSCPPEFCLVKRFWKYILGREGLSGDTLWASVSNNSLISIARLLKHCTLEVAGKGQFKDEFVTAGGVPLSEISLNTMESKIHPRLFFAGEVLNVDGVTGGFNFQNAWSGGYIAGTSIGKLSNDATLKNRGF, via the exons ATGAACTTCACTTTAGCCCGCTTTGTGTTTCAGTTTGCTGTCTCTTTAGATACTGCCAGTACCAGAAGCAACTGTAAATATCTTCTTTTAACctccaaaaaaagaaaatttaccaCAGCTGCCATCCCCTTAACTCATACT TCAAGTGAAGAGCTATTGGTGGTCGTTGGAGGAGGAGCAGCTGGAGTTTATGGAGCTATTAGAGCTAAAACTGTGGCACCTAAGCTTAATGTTGTCATTATAGAGAAAGGAAAGCCTCTTTCaaag GTTAAAATCTCTGGGGGAGGCAGGTGCAATGTGACTAATGGGCATTGTGCTGATAAAATG ATTTTGGCAGGGCATTATCCTAGGGGTCACAAAGAATTCAGAGGATCTTTCTTCAGCTTGCACGGGCCTATGGATACAATGTCCTGGTTTTCTGACCATGGAGTGGAACTGAAG ACTGAGGATGATGGAAGGGTTTTTCCTGTCAGTGACAGTTCTTCTTCAGTAATTGATTGTCTTTTGACTGAAGCAAAGCATAGGGGAG TTGTTCTGCAGACTGGCAAAGTTGTAACAACTGCATCATCTGATAATGCTGGCCGGAAGTTTCTTCTCAAGGTTGAGAAACGTACGATGAATTTAGTTGAATGTATTGAAGCTGATTATCTATTGATTGCTAGTGGAAGTAGCCAGCAG GGCCATAGACTTGCAGCTCAACTTGGTCATTCAATTGTAGATCCAGTACCTAGCCTATTCACTTTTAAGATTGCAGATTCACAATTAACTGAGCTATCGGGT GTTTCGTTTCCCAAAGTCGTAGCAAAGCTTAAGTTAGAGAATGTACAAAGGAGTAGTCCATATCTTACCCAG GTTGGCCCCATGTTAGTCACCCATTGGGGACTTAGTGGACCAGTAATTCTTCGGCTATCTGCTTGGGGTGCCCGGTATCTATTCAGTTCATGTTATAAGG GGATGCTTACTGTTGATTTTGTACCTGATTTACATATAGAAGATATGCAGTCCATTCTCAGTCAACACAAGATTCGATTTGCA AAGCAAAAAGTGCTCAATTCTTGTCCTCCGGAATTCTGCCTCGTGAAGAGATTCTGGAAATATATATTGGGTCGTGAG GGTTTAAGTGGAGATACATTGTGGGCTTCCGTTTCAAATAACTCTTTAATTTCTATTGCTCGGCTTCTTAAGCATTGTACATTGGAAGTTGCTGGCAAG GGCCAATTCAAGGATGAATTTGTCACTGCTGGAGGCGTTCCCTTGTCAGAG ATCTCTCTAAACACAATGGAAAGCAAAATACATCCGCGTTTGTTCTTTGCTGGAgag GTACTAAATGTTGATGGGGTGACTGGTGGCTTTAATTTCCAA AACGCTTGGTCTGGTGGATACATTGCCGGAACAAGTATCGGCAAGCTATCAAATGATGCTACTCTAAAAAACAGAggcttttaa
- the LOC102615520 gene encoding uncharacterized protein LOC102615520 isoform X2 produces MNFTLARFVFQFAVSLDTASTRSNCKYLLLTSKKRKFTTAAIPLTHTSSEELLVVVGGGAAGVYGAIRAKTVAPKLNVVIIEKGKPLSKVKISGGGRCNVTNGHCADKMILAGHYPRGHKEFRGSFFSLHGPMDTMSWFSDHGVELKTEDDGRVFPVSDSSSSVIDCLLTEAKHRGVVLQTGKVVTTASSDNAGRKFLLKVEKRTMNLVECIEADYLLIASGSSQQGHRLAAQLGHSIVDPVPSLFTFKIADSQLTELSGVGPMLVTHWGLSGPVILRLSAWGARYLFSSCYKGMLTVDFVPDLHIEDMQSILSQHKIRFAKQKVLNSCPPEFCLVKRFWKYILGREGLSGDTLWASVSNNSLISIARLLKHCTLEVAGKGQFKDEFVTAGGVPLSEISLNTMESKIHPRLFFAGEVLNVDGVTGGFNFQNAWSGGYIAGTSIGKLSNDATLKNRGF; encoded by the exons ATGAACTTCACTTTAGCCCGCTTTGTGTTTCAGTTTGCTGTCTCTTTAGATACTGCCAGTACCAGAAGCAACTGTAAATATCTTCTTTTAACctccaaaaaaagaaaatttaccaCAGCTGCCATCCCCTTAACTCATACT TCAAGTGAAGAGCTATTGGTGGTCGTTGGAGGAGGAGCAGCTGGAGTTTATGGAGCTATTAGAGCTAAAACTGTGGCACCTAAGCTTAATGTTGTCATTATAGAGAAAGGAAAGCCTCTTTCaaag GTTAAAATCTCTGGGGGAGGCAGGTGCAATGTGACTAATGGGCATTGTGCTGATAAAATG ATTTTGGCAGGGCATTATCCTAGGGGTCACAAAGAATTCAGAGGATCTTTCTTCAGCTTGCACGGGCCTATGGATACAATGTCCTGGTTTTCTGACCATGGAGTGGAACTGAAG ACTGAGGATGATGGAAGGGTTTTTCCTGTCAGTGACAGTTCTTCTTCAGTAATTGATTGTCTTTTGACTGAAGCAAAGCATAGGGGAG TTGTTCTGCAGACTGGCAAAGTTGTAACAACTGCATCATCTGATAATGCTGGCCGGAAGTTTCTTCTCAAGGTTGAGAAACGTACGATGAATTTAGTTGAATGTATTGAAGCTGATTATCTATTGATTGCTAGTGGAAGTAGCCAGCAG GGCCATAGACTTGCAGCTCAACTTGGTCATTCAATTGTAGATCCAGTACCTAGCCTATTCACTTTTAAGATTGCAGATTCACAATTAACTGAGCTATCGGGT GTTGGCCCCATGTTAGTCACCCATTGGGGACTTAGTGGACCAGTAATTCTTCGGCTATCTGCTTGGGGTGCCCGGTATCTATTCAGTTCATGTTATAAGG GGATGCTTACTGTTGATTTTGTACCTGATTTACATATAGAAGATATGCAGTCCATTCTCAGTCAACACAAGATTCGATTTGCA AAGCAAAAAGTGCTCAATTCTTGTCCTCCGGAATTCTGCCTCGTGAAGAGATTCTGGAAATATATATTGGGTCGTGAG GGTTTAAGTGGAGATACATTGTGGGCTTCCGTTTCAAATAACTCTTTAATTTCTATTGCTCGGCTTCTTAAGCATTGTACATTGGAAGTTGCTGGCAAG GGCCAATTCAAGGATGAATTTGTCACTGCTGGAGGCGTTCCCTTGTCAGAG ATCTCTCTAAACACAATGGAAAGCAAAATACATCCGCGTTTGTTCTTTGCTGGAgag GTACTAAATGTTGATGGGGTGACTGGTGGCTTTAATTTCCAA AACGCTTGGTCTGGTGGATACATTGCCGGAACAAGTATCGGCAAGCTATCAAATGATGCTACTCTAAAAAACAGAggcttttaa